The proteins below are encoded in one region of Telopea speciosissima isolate NSW1024214 ecotype Mountain lineage chromosome 10, Tspe_v1, whole genome shotgun sequence:
- the LOC122642362 gene encoding 18.1 kDa class I heat shock protein-like, whose amino-acid sequence MSLIPSFFGGQRNIFDPFNDFPFSTSLSVPHAQFSNETVAFANARIDWKETPEAHIFKADLPGLKKEEVKVEVEEGRVLQISGEKSKEQEEKGEQWHRVERSSGKFVRRFRLPDNAKVDQVKAVMENGVLTIKVPKEEFKKTEVKAIEISG is encoded by the coding sequence ATGTCGCTCATTCCAAGCTTCTTTGGTGGCCAGCGAAACATCTTCGATCCATTCAACGATTTCCCTTTCTCAACTTCTCTCTCCGTTCCTCACGCCCAATTCTCCAATGAAACAGTTGCATTCGCCAATGCCCGAATTGATTGGAAAGAGACCCCAGAAGCCCATATATTCAAAGCTGATCTTCCTGGGctcaagaaagaagaagtgAAGGTTGAAGTGGAAGAAGGCAGAGTCCTTCAGATCAGCGGAGAGAAGAGCAAAGAGCAGGAAGAGAAGGGTGAGCAGTGGCACCGTGTTGAGCGTAGCAGTGGCAAGTTTGTGCGCAGGTTCAGGTTGCCTGATAATGCCAAGGTGGATCAGGTGAAGGCTGTCATGGAGAATGGAGTACTCACAATCAAAGTGCCCAAGGAAGAATTCAAGAAAACAGAGGTCAAGGCCATTGAAATCTCTGGCTAG